From the genome of Aquila chrysaetos chrysaetos chromosome 12, bAquChr1.4, whole genome shotgun sequence, one region includes:
- the LOC115349355 gene encoding LOW QUALITY PROTEIN: dimethylaniline monooxygenase [N-oxide-forming] 4-like (The sequence of the model RefSeq protein was modified relative to this genomic sequence to represent the inferred CDS: deleted 1 base in 1 codon) encodes MVRRVAVIGAGVGGLASIKCCLDEGLEPTCFERSEDIGGLWRYTDSMDGGRISVYRSVITNTSKEMSCFSDFPCPEDFPSFLPHGLLLEYFRMYSRHFDLLRHIRFRTTALSVRKRPDFATSGQWEVVTETNGIRESHVFDAVMVCTGHFQEPYLPLAFFPGIDTRFKGQYLHSREYKDAEAFRGKRVLVVGIGNTGGDLSVELSRVAAKVFLSARSNTWVVSRVSDHGFPFDMVNTTRFNHFLDWFLPSAITKRIRFRKFNSWFNHANYGLASTKSSNFKIIVNEELPFCLLSGTVVLKPKVRKFTESSAVFEDGTTEENIDVVLFATGYSFSFAFLEESVRSLFDDNRSLYKRIFPPQLEKPTLAIIGLVQLTGSVMVGAEMQARWVTGIFAGWNKLPPTSKMMADVLKKKPPVKRNPSERENLKLSFISYTDEIASCAGIKPSVLRLLLTDPRLALAIFFGPCTPYQYRLVGRGKWSGARDAILTQWQRTLKPLRTRVVDDSSDGSDGWCWMCLLALPVALTAAFLLSRHPWPGWSPRAGPQL; translated from the exons ATGGTGCGACGCGTGGCCGTTATTGGGGCCGGGGTCGGTGGGTTGGCCTCCATCAAGTGCTGCTTGGACGAGGGGCTGGAGCCCACCTGCTTTGAGAGGAGTGAGGACATCGGGGGGCTCTGGCGGTACACG GACTCCATGGATGGTGGGAGGATCAGCGTGTACCGCTCAGTCATCACCAACACCTCCAAGGAGATGTCCTGCTTCAGTGACTTCCCATGTCCAGAGGATTTTCCCAGTTTCCTACCCCATGGCCTTCTCCTGGAGTACTTTCGGATGTACAGCCGGCACTTTGACCTCCTGCGGCACATACGCTTCAGG ACGACAGCTCTCAGCGTAAGGAAGCGCCCAGATTTCGCCACCTCAGGCCAGTGGGAGGTGGTCACCGAGACCAACGGCATTCGGGAGTCGCACGTCTTTGATGCCGTCATGGTTTGCACTGGCCATTTCCAGGAGCCCTACTTACCATTGGCTTTTTTCCCAG GTATTGACACTCGCTTCAAAGGCCAGTACCTCCACAGC AGGGAATACAAAGATGCGGAGGCTTTCCGGGGAAAGCGGGTCCTTGTGGTCGGCATTGGCAACACCGGTGGTGACCTCTCCGTGGAGCTGAGCCGCGTGGCTGCGAAG GTGTTCCTCAGCGCCAGGAGCAACACGTGGGTGGTCAGCCGGGTCTCGGACCATGGCTTCCCGTTCGACATGGTCAACACCACCCGCTTCAACCATTTTCTTGACTGGTTTCTCCCATCAGCCATCACGAAGAGGATCAGGTTTCGGAAGTTCAATTCGTGGTTTAACCATGCGAACTATGGCTTGGCGTCCACcaaaag CTCCAACTTTAAGATAATTGTCAACGAAGAGCTGCCATTTTGCCTTCTCTCTGGGACTGTTGTGTTGAAGCCAAAAGTGAGAAAGTTCACTGAAAGTTCTGCTGTTTTTGAAGATGGGACAACCGAAGAAAACATTGATGTGGTGCTCTTTGCCACGGGCTACTCCTTCTCGTTTGCCTTCCTCGAAGAGTCGGTTCGCAGCCTCTTCGACGATAATCGTTCCCTCTATAAACGcatcttccctccccagctggaaAAGCCGACGCTGGCCATCATTGGCTTAGTCCAGCTGACGGGCTCTGTGATGGTGGGAGCAGAAATGCAGGCTCGCTGGGTGACAGGGATCTTTGCAG GCTGGAACAAGCTCCCTCCCACTAGCAAGATGATGGCTGATGTTTTGAAGAAGAAGCCGCCAGTCAAAAG GAATCCATCCGAGAGGGAGAATTTGAAGCTAAGTTTTATCAGCTACACTGATGAAATTGCTTCGTGTGCCGGCATAAAGCCCAGTGTGCTGAGGCTGCTCCTGACGGACCCCCGGCTGGCGCTGGCCATCTTCTTTGGCCCCTGCACACCCTACCAGTACCGACTGGTGGGACGGGGGAAGTGGAGTGGGGCCAGAGATGCCATCCTGACTCAGTGGCAGCGGACGCTGAAGCCCTTGAGAACTCGGGTGGTGGATGACTCCTCCGATGGCTCTGACGGCTGGTGCTGGATGTGCCTCCTGGCCCTGCCGGTGGCtctcacagcagctttcctccTTTCTAGACACCCCTGGCCGGGCTGGAGCCCCCGGGCAGGTCCCCAGCTGTAG
- the LOC115349354 gene encoding dimethylaniline monooxygenase [N-oxide-forming] 1-like: MPAGESSHSSHENPGCATTVGVGWPCRGGGSHPPSPASAKAPRLAYKSGARGALPTAAARQRSTGSQGWEVKPQSQPGIPAETVEMRVAVVGAGVSGLTATKCCLEEGLEPTCFEQSRDIGGLWRYTEHIEAGRPSLYPSVISNTSKEMSAFSDFPYPEDFPVFLPHAQLLDYLRCYAERFGLREHIKFGTTVVSIQKRPDFATTGQWDVVTEVDGKQTSHVFDAVMVCSGNLSEPSLPLHCFPGIERFRGQYFHSRQYKHPDVFQGKRVLVVGMGNSGVDIAVEASRVAAKVTICTGRGAWVLSRVFDHGYPWDMVFNTRLMSLIRNSLPGPLSRGLINYRVNQWFNHENYGLQPEKSCLVREPVLNDDLPSYILTGRITIKPGVKEFKDSSVVFHNCPEEEPIDIIVFCTGYNVSFPFLEEAVIKVENKHASLYKYVFPTHLQRPTLAVLGLIKPLGAIMPVTEMQARWVTRVFKGLCRLPPQSVMEKEVNEKKKNQVRRFGLSFDEVLKTDCLVYMDKLASFIGAKPSVLGLLWRDPWLALTIFFGPCTPYQYRLGGPGRWEGARQAILTQWDRTLKPTRTRVPAGSSSPCPSLLTVVGFLLLLAAVVFCFQ; the protein is encoded by the exons ATGCCAGCAGGAGAgtccagccactcctcccatGAAAACCCTGGTTGTGCAACCACCGTGGGAGTGGGGTGGccgtgccggggcggggggagccaCCCGCCCTCCCCTGCCTCTGCCAAAGCGCCGCGTCTCGCCTATAAATCGGGAGCAAGAGGAgctctccccacagcagcagcaagacagAGGAGCACAGGCAGCCAAGGCTGGGAG GTTAAGCCCCAATCGCAGCCTGGGATCCCGGCGGAGACGGTGGAGATGAGAGTGGCGGTGGTGGGCGCAGGTGTCAGCGGGCTGACAGCCACCAAGTGCTGCCtggaagaggggctggagcccacctgctttgagcagagccGGGACATCGGAGGGCTCTGGCGCTACACG GAACACATTGAGGCTGGCCGGCCAAGCCTCTACCCATCAGTCATCAGCAACACTTCGAAGGAGATGTCAGCCTTCTCCGACTTCCCCTACCCTGAGGACTTCCCGGTGTTTCTGCCCCATGCCCAGCTCCTGGACTACCTGCGGTGCTATGCCGAGCGCTTCGGCCTCCGGGAGCACATCAAATTTGGG ACCACCGTTGTCAGCATCCAGAAACGCCCCGACTTTGCCACCACAGGCCAGTGGGACGTGGTCACGGAGGTGGACGGGAAGCAGACATCGCACGTCTTTGATGCCGTTATGGTTTGCAGCGGCAATCTCTCCGAGCCATCCCTCCCCCTGCACTGTTTTCCCG gtATCGAGAGGTTTCGAGGCCAGTACTTTCACAGCCGGCAGTACAAGCATCCTGACGTGTTTCAGGGGAAGCGTGTCCTCGTGGTTGGCATGGGCAATTCGGGAGTGGACATAGCGGTGGAGGCCAGCCGTGTAGCTGCGAAG GTTACCATTTGCACCGGCCGAGGCGCCTGGGTGCTCAGCCGCGTGTTTGACCACGGCTACCCATGGGACATGGTTTTCAACACTCGACTTATGAGCTTGATCAGAAACAGCCTCCCCGGACCCCTCTCACGGGGATTGATTAACTACAGGGTGAACCAGTGGTTTAATCATGAAAACTATGGCCTTCAACCAGAGAAGAG CTGCCTGGTGCGTGAGCCCGTGCTGAACGACGACCTTCCAAGCTACATCCTGACAGGGAGGATCACCATAAAGCCAGGAGTGAAGGAGTTCAAGGACAGCTCGGTTGTCTTCCACAATTGCCCTGAGGAGGAGCCCATCGATATCATCGTCTTCTGCACAGGCTACAATGTCTCCTTCCCGTTCCTAGAAGAAGCAGTCATCAAGGTGGAAAACAAGCACGCGTCCCTCTACAAATACGTGTTCCCAACCCACCTGCAGAGGCCCACCCTGGCCGTCCTTGGGCTGATCAAGCCGTTAGGAGCCATCATGCCTGTGACAGAGATGCAAGCACGCTGGGTGACCCGTGTCTTCAAAG GCTTGTGTCGGTTGCCTCCTCAGTCTGTCATGGAGAAGGAAGTAAAcgagaagaagaaaaaccaagtGCGAAG GTTTGGTCTGTCCTTTGACGAAGTCCTCAAAACCGATTGCCTGGTCTACATGGACAAGCTCGCCTCCTTCATTGGTGCCAAGCCCAGcgtgctggggctgctctggAGAGACCCCTGGCTGGCCCTCACCATTTTCTTCGGCCCCTGCACCCCCTACCAATACCGACTGGGGGGTCCCGGGCGCTGGGAGGGGGCACGCCAGGCCATCCTCACCCAGTGGGACCGGACCCTGAAGCCCACGAGAACACGAGTCCCTGCCGGCTCCTCCAGCCCTTGCCCTTCTCTCCTGACTGTGGTGGGgttcctcctgctcctggccgccgtggttttttgtttccagtag
- the LOC115349427 gene encoding dimethylaniline monooxygenase [N-oxide-forming] 3-like: MVRRVAVVGAGVSGLAAIKCCLEEGLEPTCFEQSEDVGGLWRYTDQAEEGRASIYRTVFTNSCKEMMCYSDFPFPDDHPNYMHNARLQHYICKYAEHFDLLRHIQFKTLVTKVKKRPDFSVTGQWEVVTQRDGKEETAVFDAVMVCSGHHVYPNLPLDDFPGIQKFKGCYFHSREYKEPEKFRGKKVLVIGLGNSGSDIAVELSAVASQVYLSSRSGSWVMSRVWDNGYPWDMLVITRFRTWLGNVLPRAISDWLYVRGMNRFFKHENFGLMPLNRTSRKEPVFNDDLPSRIACGVVVIKPNVKEFRETSVLFQDGTVQDDVDAVVFATGYSYSYPFMEDDSIIKSRDNQVTLYKGILPPRLEKPTMAVIGLVQSLGAIIPTADLQCRWAIKVFQGQCTLPPVSEMMDDIDEKMGKKLKWYGNSTTLQTDYITYMDELASAIGVKPNVLKLLLTDPRLALEVFFGPCSPYQFRLMGPGKWSGARKAILTQWDRTLRATQTRITPAVPTTFPCLAMLGVVFLLLLLLLAALYC, translated from the exons ATGGTGCGGCGCGTGGCGGTGGTGGGCGCAGGCGTCAGTGGGCTGGCGGCCATCAAGTGCTGCCTGGAAGAAGGGCTGGAGCCcacctgctttgagcagagcgAGGACGTCGGGGGGCTCTGGCGCTACACG GACcaggcagaggaaggcagagccAGCATCTACCGCACTGTCTTCACCAACTCCTGCAAAGAGATGATGTGTTACTCTGACTTCCCCTTCCCTGACGACCACCCCAACTACATGCACAACGCCAGGCTCCAGCACTACATCTGCAAGTACGCCGAGCACTTTGACCTCCTCCGGCACATACAGTTCAAG aCCCTGGTCACCAAGGTTAAAAAACGCCCTGACTTTTCTGTGACGGGGCAATGGGAGGTGGTGACCCAGAGAGATGGGAAGGAAGAGACAGCAGTTTTTGATGCTGTTATGGTTTGCTCTGGGCATCACGTCTACCCAAACCTCCCCCTCGACGATTTTCCAG GAATACAGAAGTTTAAAGGCTGCTACTTCCACAGCCGAGAGTACAAGGAGCCAGAGAAGTTCCGAGGGAAGAAGGTGCTGGTGATAGGCTTGGGCAACTCGGGCAGTGACATTGCTGTGGAGCTCAGTGCCGTGGCATCACAG GTCTACCTGAGCTCCCGAAGTGGGTCCTGGGTGATGAGCCGCGTCTGGGACAACGGCTACCCCTGGGACATGCTCGTCATCACTCGTTTCCGGACCTGGCTGGGGAATGTCCTCCCCAGGGCGATCAGCGACTGGCTGTACGTGAGAGGCATGAACCGGTTCTTCAAGCACGAGAACTTTGGCCTCATGCCACTGAACAG AACTTCCCGCAAGGAGCCGGTGTTCAATGATGACCTCCCGAGCCGCATCGCCTGTGGCGTGGTGGTGATTAAGCCAAACGTGAAGGAGTTCAGAGAAACGTCCGTCTTGTTCCAAGATGGGACTGTGCAGGATGATGTCGATGCGGTAGTCTTTGCCACTGGTTACAGTTACTCTTACCCTTTCATGGAGGATGATTCCATCATCAAAAGCAGGGACAATCAGGTCACCCTCTACAAAGGCATCCTCCCTCCTCGGCTGGAGAAGCCAACCATGGCAGTCATTGGGCTAGTCCAGTCCCTTGGAGCCATCATCCCAACAGCGGACCTCCAGTGCCGCTGGGCAATCAAGGTGTTTCAGG GGCAGTGCACGCTCCCCCCGGTCAGCGAGATGATGGATGACATTGATGAGAAGATGGGGAAGAAGCTCAAGTG GTATGGGAACAGCACCACGCTGCAGACAGATTATATCACTTACATGGACGAGCTGGCCTCGGCCATCGGTGTGAAGCCCAACGTGCTGAAGCTCCTGCTGACGGACCCGCGGCTGGCCCTGGAGGTCTTCTTTGGCCCCTGCAGCCCCTACCAGTTTAGGCTGATGGGCCCAGGGAAGTGGAGCGGGGCCAGAAAGGCCATCCTCACCCAGTGGGACCGAACGCTGCGGGCCACGCAGACGCGCATCACCCCCGCTGTCCCCACCACCTTCCCCTGCCTGGCTATGCTAGGGGTggtcttcctcctgctcctcctcctccttgctgcccttTACTGCTAG